The window CAGCGACGTATCTCACTCCATCCACAGCTTCCTCCAGATCGGCATCCCACTGAGCGGCCAAGGGCCTCCGCAAGTCCGAAAATCCGCCGCCCCCATCTGGGATGTCGCCCAGCCTCCAGCAAAAATTGTGGGCCAAGTCCTCATTCACGTAGAAAGACTCTGTATCTGTTCGGATCCCGCCGAGTCGGATGTTAGAGTACTGCTTCTTCTCTGTGCAGCCCTGGGGAGTGCTTTTGCCGACGGGACTCTGGCTGGCGTACTTCCGGCGAAGTTTATCGCGTACGTTGGAAGAGCCTGGACGCCTCATGAGGAGGAAGGTGGGCAGCTGGACTAAGAAGAGGCGTTTGACCCAGTCGGGCAtgtggtgggtggagggggagcGGTGGTGCACGTTGAGGTTGCAGACGGTGCATACAGTGGAGAAAGTGACCAGCACCATGGTGAACATCAAGTATTTACCTTGATGGGAGAGTGACGGAGaaagaaatgatgaatgatAGTCTCTGCTCACCTTTAACTTTCTGCTAATAATGCTCAGCACTTGCTGCATGCGTTTCACTTTAAAAACCTAAACCTGCCGGGGATGGGCTCATGCCGCCTGCGGTTTTTAaggtcaattcaattcaatactttttttaatcctcagattcatctcttcatcagccCCTGCAAGTCaaacaccatcaccaccagtgttaTGACTCCATGGGGGGGATTTATTCTCCCGCTGCTCAGGGCAGATGCCCTCGATTATAATATCTCCCCATTGAGTCCAAGCCCCAAAGACTCTATCAAGACTTGacatatcattctgttaaatctgtaTTAAATAATTAGCCTTCCTCCACTATTCTCTCCGGAATGACAAGGTAAGGTCAAAACTTACAAGAATGAATGAAGGTGACTCAAAAGTAGAAATGCCTGGTTATTTAAGTCAAAGAGagttttttttgctatttaaaaaaaaaaagtgcgtTGTAAAGATAACCAGATAAATAGAAGAAAGTGTTGAGTTTGCATTGACAGTAAACAGCATCATAAGCAAAAAGCCAGCCAAAAATAACATCCTGCACAGGTACGGTAAACATGACCTTGGCCTTGACCTACTTGAGAAACGtgtaaatgcaacacaaaaactTTGATGTAACATCTATGTccaatattttctttctattcttgCAAAAATGGATGCTGTTTCAAAAGTAGATACAAATATTAGAGACAGAACGATATattggttggccgataatattggCCGATTTGAGACGTATCACAGATATAtcggtatcagcgcttatgtttaccaaAATGAttagtgtgtatttatgttaacattttacctaaaatatataatttgattttcttaattcaagctctatatatttggttgcatttgtttttggttatttatggttaaactgtatcaagcctcaattacattccTTTGTCATAAAGATCTGATAATGACCCTTTACTGTAGGAATCATTAACAGATTAAAATCACTctacataaatatatatctgcCAATGTAtaaatcttgtactccctaatatcgatattggcGGCATCGCCCCCCAAAAATTTATATTGGTCGGCCtctaaaatatgtatataaatcaTTCTACAATTATGAGACACTTTTCCTTAAAGTACAAACAGATAAATCTGGCTGAAGGacatgtttatgttgtttatttacTATATTATAAACATCCAGGTGATAACACAGACAAACTTGAATAGGACTGACCGATGAGTGGCACAGCCAGAGAAGTTGGTGGCACTATCTTGGATATCAGCAGCAGGAACACAGTGAGGGCCAGCAGCACTGACATACACAGCGTCATCTTCTCCCCACAGTCTGATGGCAGGTAGAAGACCAGGATAGCCAGCGATGTGATCAGCACACACGGGATGATGAGATTAATGGTATAAAAAAGCGGCTTCCTCTTGATCACAAAGTCGTAGGTGATATCTAGGTAGGTGATGTCGTCGGGGTCCTCGTTTTTGCGTGCCGGCAGTGACACGATGTCCCACTCTCCGCTGGGTGTGAAGTCATCGCGGCTGGCAAAGTCACTGGTGAGGATGAGGTCCACCTCTGTGTGGTCGTAGGTCCAGGAGCGGAACTTGAGGGTGCAGTTCTGCTGGTCGAAGGGGAAGTTCTGCACCTCGATGGCGCAGGCCGATTTGTAAATTGCCGGGGGGAGCCAAAAAATGTCCCCCGTGTTGGAGACTACGGCATTGCAATAGAAGGAAACCTCATAAACACCGTCGGCACTGTGACAGATTAAAGAGAGCATTGATTCAGAAGTAGAAGAAGGCATATAAATCAAAGCCAAAAGACCtaaagaaacacaaattcaGTTGCTGTACTGCTGAGAGTTAAGAGAGAAAATCTATAACACTCCtaaccacaacattaaaaccacctTCCTAATATTGTGTCGGTCACTAAAATAGTTCAAGCCCGTTGAGACGTGGACTCTATAAGACAATTGAGGGTTTCCTGTCGTATCTGGACTTCAGCATTTGGGGCTGGTTGCACCAACTAGTCTAATGCCTGGTCTTCATTTTAGTCCAGCCCCATAGTTATGCCAGTTGCACAATCTTGGATTAAGGCCATTTCTCACTAAGAGCGGTTGAAAATATTCTACCCGGTAAGGTGCTTTTAATGTGTTGTCTGATACATTTAACATGGCAGATATGAGAGTGGCTACAATCTTTACACATATATTTCCAAAATtccaaactattcctttaaacaaGGTATGTCTCAGCTAACCACTGGCTCTGAAGAcctatttaattcatttatttccttgttgcaGTGATAATAATCAGAAAAACCCAATCACTCCCACATGACGAGATTATTCACTAATCTCCTTCACCTCAGCAAAATCCGGTTTGGAATAATGAAAGGAGAGAATAGATATTTccctacagaaaaaaacatgcttatTTTGACCACAGATTATCTTCTTGTAAAGCTTTGATGGTAATGCTGGAAAACATAATTAAACGTAACTCCATTAATATAAAGGCAGCtgacacacttacacacaggctgtaaatgtatttgtatttcctGATAGAAACTAATCCATTGTCCTTGTGGGAAGACATGCATCTACTAACTTGTTGTAGAGCACTATGTCAGGAAGCCAGATGTGTTTGGATGGGATTCGTAGCTTCTTGATGCCCTCATATTTTTCTGGGTCCCACCTAAGCCTGTAGTCATTCCATTCCTGCGAAGGGAGCGTTCACAAACTTTATTACAGACAAACGCACTGACATACTGAATACTACGTGTGCACTCAGCTGTGAAAAAGATTGTAATATACCTGACACAGCCATAAGTTGGTTGTCATGATCTGCTCTCTTTCATTCTGTAAGAAAAGATCAGTCAGTTGGTTGCACATTGTGCATATTCCCATGATAGATACATTAGACAGTAGACGTTTTTGTACTGGCCACTGGTGGAGGTTTTAGCAAGACCCACCAAAGGTCAAACCCAAATATCAAAGCACCGCTTAATGGGGTCGacacaatattatatatatgaaaagTTTTGCATTGCAGTTTTGTAAAGTTAGTTTTTGTGTGAGTAGGTATGTGGGATCAAAACTTCAAGAAACGAGTGTGTCCTCTGAATTTTGATCATGTCATTACACGTCAGTGTCTCCTATTTCCACTTCTCAAGATTTGGTCACTCCCTAAATGCCTTTGCACCATGCACTTTAGAAAATGATTTTAGATTGGTGAAATAGAGCTTTCAGTGACTTCTACACCTTGTTTATATCTTGTCTAATCTTGTTTACATCTTGTTTACATGTGCCACAGCCTAGACAAACATGCCGTGTCCAATGTGTGGTAGTTCAGAGAGTTCATGCCACACAATAAGTAACAGGCTTCAGTTAATATTCCAAAAACCATGGATAATCCAGAGATGgattacctttaaaaaaacaaaaaaaaacaaatctccccCAAAATGTTCAGTCGGTCCATTTTCTAAATTGCTTGCGTCCTGAGATTGAAGGGAAGCTGCAGTCTATCCCTTGCGTTCATTGCATACCCCAAATAGGTCACATCTATCACAGGGCAGagtcaaacagacacactgtaaAATCGAATGAATTGGCTTTACTCTTTGCCTAAAACAAATTAAGGAAAGTAAGTTGAGATGGTTAGTAAGAAAAACGTGTTCATTCTGAGTATGGAACACTTTCAACTTGTGTATTCTGAATGTGCAACACgcgtttttctctttttgtgattttcctgctctggccgggctgcgAACCCAGGTCCTCGGTGTAGGAGCAACCCGACAGCATGTGTCTAAAGGCGtggacgagtgatgtttacaaaccgCACGCAGTAAGACatttgtttgggggttttttgcgcacacacagattacacacaaatatcgctcatttttacaaaatgtgtcttgctttagaatcgctcgctgcccctttaagctgtaatgatatgtaatgtaatgaaatatagGCTACCTTAGCATgggagtaaatgtacttagttacacTGAACAAGGCACCTTTTCTAAGGACTTGATTCTTCTACATGAATCAAACTCAAGCATACCAAGTAAAGAAGACTTTTCAACCCCAAATTACAGGTAACTTGTTTGAACCGAATGTTTAGAACAGATTGATAAAAACTGAGTGAGGTACacttattatttcttattaaacCCAAGGTCAGTATTTACAGTGATACTGACACCCATTAACACCTACAGGCAACTGAAAGCCTTGTtccaacctgcatgtctttgtacTTTGGCAGTGTGGTATTATTACAAAGCTTTTATTGTAACATATCATAATAATGTTGAATTTATTCACTGCTTTCAAGTTATTAATATAGCTGTTTTTTAAGGtagaccagctgtcaatcatgacatttccCCCATTTTCATACCATCAAATGACTTATCAAAACCAGATTAGCTGGAATGCGATCAGAACTaccttaaaatgacagaaaccctCTTTGAGGAAAAAGATTATTTAACATGTACTTTACTttgtcccatccactaacatggagtGGGCCGGGTTTATTACCCAcattgcagccagccaccagggggcgctcaAGATGATACcgcttcacttttgggagctgccatgtcgtccatctttaaacACAGTCTATGGTTTATACAGACCTGCCTAAAGTGTGAAATGTGCTACCTGCATGTAAATAATGACCCAGTATACTGAGAGACTCAACACAACTCCAGAGGCTTAGTTGGCGGGTCcaggagacaaaacaaatacaaaacatagAAGGTTGATTTGCGTCAAGGTTTAGCAAAGTTGGAATTTGTGTGTCATGATCCTGCTGCAGAAATATTAAACTAGATTCTGCTCATTAAATTTGCTAACAAACCAATCAATTGAAACAAATGGTCTCTAAATGGTGGATATATGTTATTAACAATGAGAACTGGTGCGGAAGCCTTACAGGCTTGTTTTACATAATGATCTGTATTAGTGCAtgtgcacaaatgtgtgtgtgtgtgtgtgtgtgtgtgtgtgtgtgtgtgtgtgtttatgtattttaaatagACTTACTACGCTGATGAGCTGTGACAAAGACACCTGTATGGAGATGGTGACCTGCTGGCTCTTATTGACCGCTGGTCTGATCAATTTATTGTAGCGCTCGGGACCCAACAGGTAGTTCACCAGCCGCTCCTCTGCATTCTCAGCCCTGCTGCCTAcaggacaaacacagagagtggGGAAGCGTCATATTATGAAAGTGTTTAAAAGGGCCATAAACCCCAGGAGGCAGGTATGCTTACAGTGTACAAACACCGCCGCACGTACCTTTACCGTTCTGCTTTAAAAGAACACAAGTCCGTCAGCCAACCATGAATGTCATGAGTAGACAATTCCCCCAAGCAAAGCAAAAACTTTGGTGGAAGGGTTTGTGAGTTTCCCTTTCAGAGTATAACACCTCAgcctgtgcgtgtgttgcaGTTCCAAGCTTGATATTCTCTTTATCGCAGTATGTTTTCAGTCCAGTGTCATCATGGATGATGAACAATAAACAAGTTGGCTGTAAATGAATCAAATTTACCAAAGGGCATaaaggctttgtgtgtgtccgtttttgtgtgtgtggtcgtgcaTCCTGCAGTCTCACGCTTTTACTGCAGGGTTTTTTAgagcaaaagaacaaacaaaaatccagtCATGCATCCATCCCTGGGAGAGGATCCCTCAAGCTTTGTGTTTCCTCAGCCCTAAATTATTGGTTATGTAAAAGCGACCGTATGAATAAGTCAGACACATTCTCTTGACTCCCGCAGCCGTTATGTCTGTACTTtgtcaaacaaaatgacaacagcGCAGACGGCGTTTAATATCTGGACTGCCTCACCCCCCGCTGTGCCGCATgaattgtctgtttttgtatGATTAGTGAGCGTGGATGTTCTTTTTTCCCGCAGCACCCCGCTGCTTGAAGTTTTCATGGCACGGTGCATGCCAGTGGTTTCAGCTGTGAGAGAAGTGAGCAAGGGAAGGGAATCCATTAGAACTAAATGAAAGCTCTTTAGCCGGCAGATTGTTTTAACTTAAGGGGACACATGATACGTTAGCTTTCATCTGGAGTGGCCCCAGTGTGGCAGTATGGGCTGTTTCGTCAACGCGGGTGGTGATGCTTTAGATGGCAGCCCTCACATTTCAGTGTTATATTCAGTACACTGGTACAGTGTGTAGTGCTGGGGtggggtgattttttttaattttttgcctAATGGTTTTAAGCAAACAAGGTTTCTTGGAAATACTGTATAGTGTGGAGGAGCTTACTTTGTAAGTACAGTGTAGATTCCCGTTAGTATTTGAGTGGTACCCTGTGTGGAAAAAGATTGATGTAATGTGcaggatgtgtttttaatacattttacaacaGTTTCCGTCAAAGTGATGAGGCTGTCACTGAGGAGAGGTGCCAAACATCATAGCATAGTGCCCGCTTAAATCCTCAGGCCGAccgggaaacacaaacactcacaacaACATGGTGGAAGACACAGGGAAGTGTTATGTGCCTTCTTGTTGTATTAcatcatttaaataattcagaCCTGCACTTAAGGAGATCTCTGCCTTGATGGATGCTGCAAAATAATGCTTTGCCGTGTTGCCTGTCATACCGGATCTTTGTCAGTCCAGCAGGCTTTCGTAGAGCGGACATGAACAACGATGGCACTGATTTGGTTTTTTCGCCTTGTTAAttcttgttgggtttttttaaatcccaaaaTGCCAGAGCTAAAGCCCCAGCCTGCAAACTTAATTTAGTGGGTAATGGATGGAAAACTCAGCAATCCATGAGACACAAAGTTGGGTTAGAAAAAGGAAGCTCCTCTTTCAGGACAAGTGGTCTGCTTAAAACACAGAATTGTTATTTCTTTGTAAGCATAAAATAGAAATCGTAAATTATTTAGAGCCCATCTACTTTCACCTTACAAGTATTTTATTAAGTGCAACCACTgcgtttagttttttaaaaccttGCCCTGAGGTAAAAGTTGTATAGAGGAGTGTTGTGGCTGCTTTTGATTTGACTAGATTTTCTCACTGAGTCTATTTCTCTGTTTTAGTTAGATGAACTCACATTTATGATCAAACACGACAATCAGTATGAATCAGGTTTCACAGAATATAAACGCAACTCATGTAAGACAGCAGCCACTATGTCTTGGCAACATGATCAAAACATTATGTTGTGATGTTCATAGCGACAATGTCATAAAACCCCAATGTctcaaaaatccccaaaaactgCAATTCCAAGCCCGTAGCATTAGCTCCTTTAGCATGTCTGCTTATAGCAGAGAATAATTTGGAACGTATAGCTCATCGTTTGATTCAAAGTCCATATCCCTCAACCTCTCTTCCATCCCACCTCTCCTGTCACCCCAACCTTTCGAGGCAGATGTTCTGAGTCCGGTTCTCTCTCCACAGTGGCCAAGTGCTGcccattgtgggaactgttgggtttttctctgtaatgttgtgaggtctgttgtgatttggcaaTATACAATTCAAATTTTATTGAATGACAAGTGCTCCGGTGACAGTTTTAATGTAAGCTGTGAATGATTACTTGCAGGACACTGCTTTTGTTCATCTTTAGTTAGCGTACATCCTCTGCAGTTCACTCAGACCCGAGTTACTTCATTTCTATGGCAGTTTATTTCGCTGGTTGTGCTGATTTTACCACAATGGGAGTACTAGGTAtagtgttcgtgtgtgtgttagtgtgtgtgtgtgtgtgtgagtgagtgagtgagtgagtgagtgagtgagtgtgtgtgtgtgtgtgtgtgtgtgtgtgtgtgtgtgtgagtgagtgtgtgtgtgtgtgtgtgtgtgtgtgtgtgtgtgtgtgtgtgtgtgtgttgtgtgagtgagtgagtgtgtgtgtgtgtgtgtgtgtgtgtgtgtgtttgtgagagagacagagagagggggggagaggcaGGTTCATTTACATCTTAATTTTTCatgatgacaaaatgaaactgaTAGAACTCacgtgtgggggaaaaaaaacttctctgAACAGTATTTTATTGCATCATTCATTCGATaactcacaaagacacacacacacacacgcgcacacacacacacactcactcacacaacacacacacacacacaaacacacacgtaaagTTATTATATCAAACAACTCACTtgtgagagagaggatggagagcagGAGAAGAGTGTTGGCAGTCATGTCCTCTCTACTTTCCAGGAGAAACGTACTCCTCTGACTCAAGCCCGTCCTTCAGAAAAGAAGTGTGTGGACAAATGTCCACTGTTCACATTCCGCCGTGCTGCTTTCTTCACACACCCTCCTCTGCTGCCCGCTGGACGCCACACGCCTGCGCCAGCTGCTCGTCTGTCGCTGGAATCTTGAGCAGcgcccaaaaatatatattaaaaaaaattcacaatgtGACCTCAGAGGTTACTTGTGcgaaatgtttatttacaagaTACAACATGTCCGCGGAGCCGGGCAGCCCGTGGTGCGCCGCCGCCGCATCGGCCACAAACCAGTCGGGGTGACATCTGAACTCGAATCCACGTCCGACGGTCCAAACGAGTGCGAGGTGACTGCTGTCGTCCAAAACAAGAGGCTCATTTCACCACCACCCGCCAGCGTTCACCTCACCTGCGGGGAGTTCGCCCCCCTCTGACGGAGCGCAGACAAGTTCTCGTGCGTAACGAGACGAGGGCGCAGCTCACAGTGCGAGGCGCACCGCCAGGACGCACTGGCTCCTCAACTTGTCCCAGTGAAAGTCCACAACGAAAGACCGgagctgtttttcttccatggagggggggagaagggggagaggggggtcgCCGCTTGAGCTCCCTGAGTGGAAAGGATCCAAGTTAGATGTTGGACTGATGTTCGGCTGCTTTGCTAAAGATGACCTCTGTTCTGACCCTCCACGGCGCAGGGTGAACCCAAAGACAGAACAATACAGAGAAGACAACACAGAAAATCAGTAAATTGTAGATTTATACATTTAGTCAAGGTAAACACAAAATTGTATCCATACACATTCTGTCATGTTCCCCCACCTTGTGTATACGGAGTATGGCGttaattattcaaaatgtattccaGTATTCTACCTCCTAGTATTATGTTTACTATCCATATTTATTCCAGCATCTTTGCACTCTGCACCATTGAACTAATGTCTTCCTACAACGTTATTGCTCTccttatatacatatatatgtatctacatatatatatatacatatatatatacaataaagctgattctgatttaCAGAAGATCAGATCACCCTTACATAGAATATCTATAGAACAATAATAACAGGAATGTGTAGACTGCAGTGTGTATGCAACAGTGCTGATTATGTTACAGAGTACTGTACCTTGTTTAATTGTATTCTTTTATCTGTTTCATAAGGAGAAGTATGTGAATTGTACAATATTGCTTACTCTTGATCCACACAATCACACGAATATTTCTGTGGACCCCAGGAAGAGTAGCTGTTGCCAAGGTGAAAGCTAATGGGGAGCCACATTCACGTAGCGGGACTTTTGACCTCTGCGTGGATTGCATCTGGAAAATGTAAGAATCTTTATCTTTCAAGATTGCCTCCAATCTTGTTATATTACAAATACGTTAGTAGTAGTTACGTTAATAGTTTGTGCCAGCACAATTtactttaaactttatttaaaaattaacTGAATTAATTCAATTGCCTTCCGGTCCAGAATCTATGgatatgcaaatatttttcaattcaaaagtCAAAGGTATAGACATAAAATGTCccatatttgaatgaaaacaacatttgttcGAGGGAGACTttacaatcacaaaaaaataagagttCGGGAAATTCCAATAACCTAAAATTTGTTCACTCTAATGTCAAAGAAATAACTGTTAATGGTTTTCTTTGGTGAGAATAACACATTActcataattatttttcacattgtcaCTTGTATGTGATCTGTCAGGCCAtttgagattttcttttaaaacaattcCTATATATTGCGAAATCTGCGGTTCATCTTACTTTTCCACATTATCTACTTCAGAGACCCTATACAGAATACTCATATCCGGTGccttatacagtatgtgcaggttgcttttacatttgtgtgCATGATTTGAGCTCACACCACGTGTATTTTTAACAGTTTCACTGGGAGCGCACGTGGCTACAATTTGATGGCAGTAAGAGGAGAGTCATGTCGCAGGCCACTCTGCTGCTGAAGTCACAGTGGGAACAGAGAGAGGCTTGGGTGTGAAAGCAacgaagaggagaggacatgaACGGACTGGACCTCTTTTAGATATTTCAGCATGTCACTCATGAATAATCCATTGCAGATTCAGAGGCTAACAGTCATAAGAATGGATGGGGGATGGAAGGgttgtacgttttttttctttcctttgaaaTACAATAAAGCACACAATAAAGATACAATAAAGCATACACTTTACAAAAACTATAGCGGCGACCACTCACCGATATAGTATGTGGGCggtcttgtgtttcctccttcaaGCTTGGGCTTGTTGGGGGTTCTCCGTAGTATCTTGTCAGTTCCTAGGATTGCACTCTTCCTTAAAGAGATATCGGATGTTGTTCCAGGAATCTGCTTCAGTCATTCTGCCAGTGTGGGGGTCACAGCCTGAGTGCTCCAATCACCCCTGGCACCACTGTTGCCTTCACTTTCCACATCTTTTCtagctcctctttcagccctAGGTATTATTCAAGCTTCTCATGATCCTTCTTTTCGACGTTGCTGTCTCTTGGGATTGCTACATCTATCACTACtgccttcttctgttgtttgttgatcACCACGATGTCCATTTGGTTAACCATCACCATTTTCTCAGTCTGGATCATGAAGTCCCACAGGATCTTAGCTTGGTCTTTCATTTTGAGCCCATACTCTGCGCAGATGTTCCTGTACACTATGCCAGCCACTTGGTTATGGTGTTCCATGAATGTATACCTTCCTGCATTTTACACCCCACTATTATATGCTTAATGGTTTCAGGGGCGACTTTGCACAGCCTGCACCCGGGGGCACCTGTCTGGTGTGGTAGACCCCGACCTCTGTCGTTCTTGTGCTCAGCACATGTTCTTGACCTGCCATGATTAGCGCCTCTATGTAGCCATTGAGACTCGCCTTTGACAGCCATTGGTCTGTCCCTTCTTCTATCTGTCCGTAATACATGCTGGGGCCTGTCCTTCCATGATGGCTCCTCATCCACCTCATTGGGTTTCTGCTGCCTGAAGTGTTCACTTAGCAGGTCATCACTTGGGGCCATCCTCCTGATATACCGGTAGATCTTTGTTGTTTCATCCTGGACTGTGGCTCTGACCCTTGCTAGTCCTCGGCCTCCCTCCTTCCGCTTAGTGTATGGCCTCAGGGTGCTGGACTTTGGCCAGGTTATTTCACCAGAAGGGCGTATGTGTTGATGGCTAGTATCTTGTTCTTTCCGTTCCAGCTGACTTTTTAGGATCTGCCTTACTCTGTGTAGGTGCTTGGCTGTGGCTGACTTCCTTGGTAATCATGGTTAAGGGGGTTCAGGCCTTTGCAGAACAGAAGCAGGGACAGAGCATCTCCTTAGTATATGCCACACTTGATGATAACTTGTGCAGTTGGCTTTGAGTCTGTCTCTAGAGTCGTTTTCCAGTCACACTGAGTTCTTGATGAAGTCTCTTAGTGTCTTGTTGACGGTGTATAGTTCCAAGCATTACAGTATTCATGTGTGAGTCATAGGCTTTCTTGTTGTCAATCCAGGGTGTGGTTCATCTAGGTGGTTCAACCGTGCTGCCAGGCGTTCATGGAGTGCAGTTAGTTTCTTCCGCCAGTAGGTGTGGCTCATGTCAGGGCCCGGTGCTGTCCAGCTCTTCATATTTGACACCCTTTCTTGGATATCTGCTATTGTGCTGGTCACTGAATCTTGTTCTGGGAGACTTCTGTGGTCTGCTCTCAAATCCACGGCCACCGAGCATTGGTGTTATGTCATGCATCTTTCCCCTATATGTTTTCTCAGTACTGCTCAGTTCCAGCTCTGGGTGGGTCTGTTCTCATCGCATTACCCTTCCACTGAGAGTACACTTTGGTAGAGAACATCCTATTTATTCTCCTGGCTTCTGTTTCTCTACCTCTTCAGGTGGGTAGCCCGAGCTGTGAGTCTTTGTTTGGCAGTCTCCAGTGCCTCaggtatatgtacatatatataatcttATGGAAACCTTATATATTATCTGAATATTCCAAACTAgaaaatgtgtatgtatgtgtgtatcaccccccccccccacccaccccacacacacacatacacacacacacacaacacgaca is drawn from Scophthalmus maximus strain ysfricsl-2021 chromosome 8, ASM2237912v1, whole genome shotgun sequence and contains these coding sequences:
- the chrnb5a gene encoding neuronal acetylcholine receptor subunit beta-2, encoding MTANTLLLLSILSLTSSRAENAEERLVNYLLGPERYNKLIRPAVNKSQQVTISIQVSLSQLISVNEREQIMTTNLWLCQEWNDYRLRWDPEKYEGIKKLRIPSKHIWLPDIVLYNNADGVYEVSFYCNAVVSNTGDIFWLPPAIYKSACAIEVQNFPFDQQNCTLKFRSWTYDHTEVDLILTSDFASRDDFTPSGEWDIVSLPARKNEDPDDITYLDITYDFVIKRKPLFYTINLIIPCVLITSLAILVFYLPSDCGEKMTLCMSVLLALTVFLLLISKIVPPTSLAVPLIGKYLMFTMVLVTFSTVCTVCNLNVHHRSPSTHHMPDWVKRLFLVQLPTFLLMRRPGSSNVRDKLRRKYASQSPVGKSTPQGCTEKKQYSNIRLGGIRTDTESFYVNEDLAHNFCWRLGDIPDGGGGFSDLRRPLAAQWDADLEEAVDGVRYVAEHMKIEDDDEGIIEDWKYVAMVIDRLFLWIFILVCVVGTLGLFMQPLFQSYNTPTAEDAEFGGF